The following is a genomic window from Rhizobium sp. NRK18.
TCGGCGGTATCGATACGGCGGGTGCCTGGCTTATCCGACGGATCGAGATGAAGGCCCGCGAGGCCGGCACGGACGTGACGGTCACGGGCGAAAGCGCCGGGTTAAAGGAACTGCTGGCCGCCATTCCCGAAAAGGTCTCCGACGGCAAGACGGCACCTCGCCAGGTGGCGCTCACGGAGCGCATCTTCGCTCCGGTCGGCCGGCTGACCATCGCCTTCTGGAGCGATTTCGAAGCGTCGATGTACATTCTCGGTTCCGCCGTGCGCGGGGCGCAGATGAAACTCGGGCGCGGCAGCGGCGTCTCGCCGGCGGCGATTGCCAACCAGGTCGACCGCATGGGCGTTCGGGCTATCCCGATCATCCTGCTGATGTCGTTCCTGATCGGCGCGATCATCGCCCAGCAGGGCGCCTTCCAGCTTCGCTATTTCGGCGCCGAGGTGTTTGTCGTCGATCTGGTCGGCATCCTGCAGCTGCGCGAAATCGGCGTCCTCTTGACCGCGATCATGATCGCCGGCCGCTCGGGCAGCGCCATCACCGCCGAAATCGGCTCGATGAAGATGCGCGAAGAGATCGACGCGCTGAAGGTGATCGGGCTCAATCCGGTGGGCGTGTTGATCTTTCCGCGCCTGGTCGCGCTCACCA
Proteins encoded in this region:
- a CDS encoding ABC transporter permease gives rise to the protein MLSAETGTPAAFVFETPGASGASRLVLTGDWRNTTISPVIDPLREIAAKGLPRALVIDVSGLGGIDTAGAWLIRRIEMKAREAGTDVTVTGESAGLKELLAAIPEKVSDGKTAPRQVALTERIFAPVGRLTIAFWSDFEASMYILGSAVRGAQMKLGRGSGVSPAAIANQVDRMGVRAIPIILLMSFLIGAIIAQQGAFQLRYFGAEVFVVDLVGILQLREIGVLLTAIMIAGRSGSAITAEIGSMKMREEIDALKVIGLNPVGVLIFPRLVALTIALPLLTIVANFAALGGAAIIAWVYSGITFEVFLTRLRDAIDYSTIISGMVKAPFMALIVGVVAALEGMKVGGSAESLGQHVTASVVKSIFVVILVDGLFAMFYAAIDF